The genomic window TATATATATTTCGTATATGCTACTGGCATTACTTCCTTGAGGATCTTGTGCCAAGCGCACGCTTTGCTTTATAGCAGTTTGTAATGTATTGCGTTGGCGAATCAAAAAAGATTGCGTACAAACTGCATAGCGACAAATATGCCATTCAGATGCACCGACAAATGTGTCGGTTTCCTGTTTTCCTTATTCAATGCCATTATAACGTACCATATTATTTATTACTCAACATGTTAGTCCAAGAATTTGAAATTCTTTCCGTTGCTGTTTCAGTTGAATCCTTCTATAGCTAGATCCAGAAATTTGCACATCACATGGATTTTCTTACCCTAACTGAGGATCCTTATCCCCTGTGATGAGTGAAATCTTGTTCTTCTTTCAGAATGAGTTAGTTGTGCCTTTATTTGTGTCTCTTTTGATGTTGTTGTCCTAAGAGTTATAAGAGAAAAGTGCTAGTCTGCATTTGTTTTGTTGGTTTAATGTTAATTGAGCTAAACACGCTGTCTGAATTGCTAATGTTGTTTTCGACCAACTTCTTTTGTCCTCCTGTTGTTAACTTGAAACTTATTCTCTGTGTTTCAGTTAAACGCAAGGCTTCACAGTTCCTGGGAATCTGCCTGTATAGCTTCCTTCAAGCATGGAGAACCTACCAAATGTTCCTGCAAGTATTGCTGAGAAGAACCAGGGAAATGAGACATCTGATGATGCTGGCGAGCCTGAAGAAGTAGCAGACGTATTTGTTTACAGAGAAGATGTCGTCAGCTTGAAATCAAACAAAAATGCCCGTGGTTTGGTGATGGAAGTAGCTGGCGAATATGATTCTGAAGGTAGCATCACTGATGATGAATCTGATGCTGAGGAGAATGAGCGTAAAAGCGCTCATAAAACTGAAAATGTTGGTCCTGGCGGTGATAATGCCAATAATGCAAGTCATGGAGATGATGTTGAGAGTCAGAGCTCTCTGCCTGATAACAAGGTTAGGGTGTTATGGATTGACGGAACAGAGATGACGGAAGATATTGACAGTGTGGTGGTTGTTGACAGAACTTTCCTCCATGGGGACATGGTTGCTTCTTCCTCAGATCCAACTGGTCAGATGGGGCTTGTTGCGGATGTCAGTCTTGCGGTTGATTTGCAAGGTGCTCATGGAGAGATGATTAAGGGTGTATCTGCAAAGGATTTGAGACGCATCAGGGAATTCAATGTGGGTGATTATGTTGTCTCTGGGCTATGGCTTGGTCGGGTTGACGAAGTGTTTGATAATGTTAGTGTGTTGTTTGATGATGGTTCTGTCTGCAAGGTTTCAAGGGCAGATCCTATGCGCCTAAGGCTTGCCTCAGGGCCAATGCACCCAGATACAGCCTGCCCCTTTTATCCAGGACAGCGTGTGAAGGCAGTGTCTTCATCTGTGTACAAAACATCCAGATGGCTTCATGGGATGTGGAAAGCAAGTCGTCTTGAAGCTACTGTCACAAAGGTGGAAACTGCTGCTGTCATAGTCTATTGGATTGCGTCTGCACACTGTGGTACAAATCAAGATTCTGTTCCCCCTGAGGAGCAGAACCCAAAGGATCTGACTCTTCTGTCTTGCTTTTCATATGCAAGTTGGCAATTGGCTGAATGGtgtcatcctcaaccacacacatCATCATGTGCCAATGACGCTTTAATGGAGTGTTCAAAAATGAAAGAGCTCAATTCTGAGCAGGCTGATGTTCCTGAATCTGCCGTTGATGTTCAGGCTGAACAGGCTCAAAATACTAAAACAGATGTAAATCCCCTGGAGAAACATGGTGATTCTCTTGCAGATCGATCAAATATGTCAGATGGAGATAATACATGCGTAGCCAAAGATTCAGAATCTGGCGCTAGTGtatcaacccttccaaaggagggAGTGCATGACCATGCTACTTACAGAAAGAAGATCAGAAAAGTTTTTGTCAGAAAGGATAAAAGAGCAAAAAGAAGAGACGAGAGCTTTGAAAGTGCCCTGCTTATTTCAGATACATATACAAAGGTTGATGTACTGTGGCAAGATGGGAGAAAAGAATGTGGAGTAAGTTCCACGTCACTGATCCCGATCCAGACTCCAAATGATCATGAATTCTTCCCAGAGCAGTATGCTGTAGAAAAAGTCTCTGATGATGTTGACCAGCCTTCTGAAACAAGGCGTGTGGGTCTTGTTAGAAGTGTTAATGCAAAGGACCGAACTGTGTCTGTATCATGGTTTAAGTCTTCGTTGCACGCACAGGAGCCTAGGGAAATTGAGTGCACTGAAGTTGTTAGTGCATATGAACTTGATGGTCACCCGGATTATGATTATTGCTATGGAGATGTTGTTGTTCGCTTGCCATCTGTTTCACATCCTATGGAATCATCCAATGGTGGAAACACCATGGAGCTGGACAAGAATGTAGATTCTGAAGAAGCATCGGCTGCTTCAAATGCAGTGCCCCCTGATGTTGCTGCAGAGGAACAGCTTTCACAGAAGGAATCTAGTTCAGAAGTTACCCACCTCTCATGGGTTGGAAATATAGTGGGCTTCCAAGATGGTGAGATTGAAGTCACTTGGGGTGATGGGTCGGTGTCAAAGGTATTACAGCTGTGCTCTTGAAACAGGAAGTGTCATCATTTATGTGAAAGAACTACCATTAGGAGTTTATTGTTAACACATATCAGCTGCTGAATCGTTTGTTTTTAACTTTTGCCTTGTCCTTCCACTGTAGGATTGTCCAGCTTAACATTTTGTAATCATGTTCCTCTTACCGTTTTACCTGAGACTTGCAGAAAGCTAACCTGCTCTATTCATTACCTGTATATTTTGCTAATGGTCTCGTATTGTTATTTCAGGTTGGGCCTCATGAGATATATGTTGTTGGCCGAGAAGATGACGGTGGCTCGATAGATGATGGAGCTCCTTCCGATGCTGGTAGCTGGGAGACAGTTGATGACAATGAaatggacttgcctgatgatcctGCAAATGTATTATCTGCTGCTAGGATGCCATTTTTTTGGGTCCAGTCATTCCTCTCCTTAGCACCTTTTAGCTTCTTTTTGTTCCTCCCTTTATTGATTGCTGCTTCCTGTTTCAGGATGATCTGCAGAATGCAGTCCAGAATAGCATTGAAATGGAAAATGGGTCATTCAATTCCCAAGATGAAACTTCTGTTGGAAGTGGTCCACTCTCTGTTGCTTTTGGCTTTGTTACGCGACTGGCGAGTGAGATCTTCGCCCGAGGTAAAAAGCATTTAGATGGGTCAAACTCAGATGCTATGGATGAAGTTGAATCTCAGCAGTCTAACGAGGTTTCAGAATCTGGTGATGACATTGATAAAAACGAGGATGAGAACCGCATGGCATCATCGGAGAGCACCACTGTGACAACAAATGACTCTAATGCTGAGAAGTCCGTAGATGTAGTTATGGCTGACGAGCCTGCAGATTCTGATTGCTTGAAACACTTTGATGTTCTCCAGTGCCCTCCGGACCATCACTACCTTGAAAACATAGCACATGTAAGTTCTTTTGTGTCACATCCATACATGTATTGCACTTTTGTGTCGCATCTGGAACAAACATTTGTTTTTAAGGGCATTCTTTTTTTTTGATAAGTTTGTTTCTGCTGTAATATTTTGTTATTATTTCTTTTCTTGCTTACAAATAGCCAAACAATGTTCCAGGGTACCGGTGGAAGAAAGTGGGTCAAAAAAGTTCAGCAAGAATGGGGCATACTTGAGAAGAATCTACCAGGTCTGTTTTTTCTTCATCTGGTACCATGGTTGAACCATAAAAAGAGTGAAGACAAGTATGTTATGATTTTCTGATAATTCTTTTTACTGCAATTGTAGATTATATTTATGTCAGGGTATTTGAAGATCGTATGGATCTGATGAGAGCTGTGATTATTGGAGCAAGTGGCACACCATACCAAGATGGTCTGTTCTTCTTTGACTTCTATCTTCCACCTGAGTTTCCACAAGCTCCTCCGGTAATTACCACAATTAAACTATTTTTGTTACCACAGCTGCTTTCAGTTTACGTTTTAAGTGAGCCCATGGAGCTTGATGTCTGCTGATACTGCCTTCAACTTTCCAATCTCTAACATCTGTTATCAAATCTGCAGTCGGCATACTATCATTCTGGCGGCCTGCGTGTAAATCCAAACCTTTATGTGGATGGGAAGGTTTGTTTAAGCCTCTTAAATACTTGGACTGGCAGAGGGAATGAAGTATGGGATCCATCCTCATCTAGCATTCTCCAAGTACTAGTTTCACTCCAGGGGCTGGTTCTCAATGAAAAGCCCTATTTCAATGAAGCTGGATATGAGAAGCAAGTCGGTACTGTTGAAGGGGAGAAGAATGCACTGCCATACAACGAAAACACATATCTGCTAAGCGTGAAATCCATGTTGTATATCTTGAGGCGGCCTCCTATGGTAATACACCCCCCTCCCCCTCTTGACAACCATTGCATTGGTGTCATACTATCATTAAGTAGTTAATAATTCAGCCAGGCTAATCTTTTCTTAATAACAAGACTATTTTTCTTGGCACCATGTTTAACCTTTCTACTTCTCTGTCATGAGCCAATATGTATTTACCGTTTCTTTTCTTAATAACAAGACTAGTATTTTTCATGATTATTGCGAGTACCATAATGTCCCTAAGGTTTTAGTTACTGAGGTTCTGTTTTTAGTTGATATAAAACCTTAACCATCACCAGCATCAGCACAGTGTTTCTTGAAGACAACCTTTTGGTTTAAAATGGAACTACAGCCTAGCTCTCACACATGTAGACATGCAATCACATCTCATGAGGTTTTTCTATCTTAATTGCATACCATCGAGAACCTTTGCCAAAACTTGATATAACCCTTTGATGTTCTGATTGTTACATGTGTACTGTTGCTGCAGAATTTCGAGGATTTTGTGAAAAGTCACTTCTGCAAGCGCGGCCACTACATTCTCAAAGCTTGTGAGGCCTACTTGCAAGGAGCTGTGGTTGGCACGCTGAACGACGATGCCTGCCCTCCCACCGATACTAACAAGGAGTACTCTTGCTCCATGGGCTTCAAACTTGCATTGGGCAAAATCTTGCCAAGGTTGATCACAGCCCTGAAGGACATAGGAGCAGACTGCAGCCAGTATGAGCACCTCGGGAAGACCGAAACCGCTCAAGAAAGCTGAACACCGAGCCGAGGGTTGTATCCAAATCTTCTCTTGGCTTGAGAAAACTTGATAAAACTTCACCCCCGCTGTTTCCGTATAAATGTACATTCAACATTTGTTGTTTTATTATCTGAACATTTGGGAAACGTGGTTCCAAATGAATCCATCATCTCTTCCAAACTGGGAATTGAGGTGTGTCCTGCACAGTTTATGTTTTTGTTAAGCTTTGTGGGTTTGTTGTTAAGGTACCCTTATATTATTTTAAAGGCCAGACCAGCATTGCAAGATTAAGCCTAGAAATTCCAAGGGTAGAGATGCAGCTGGCTAAATGATGATGGCATTTTCCTTCTGCGGTACTCCGTTTGTTTTTATGTACTTCGTAcattaggtttgtctgaagtcaaacatTATATTTCTAACAAGTTTGTAGATAAATATATTAACATATACACCACCAAATCAATACATTATTGCATATGTTTTCACATCATATAAATTTGTTACTCCACTCAAGTCAAAACTAGTATGTGTAGTAAATAAAAATGGCGGGAGCAAGTACCTCCAAAGATATGCCTGGCCATGTGTACCTGAAAAATAAAGATAGTGGCTCCTTTGCTTTTCTCAAGAAAAAAAAAACTGTTTCACAAATCACAATTGACCAAACTGAAATCTTGGCATTGAAAACACAATATGGTCCAGTACTGGGCAACTGGTTTAAGTTGTTGGTGCGCGTCCCATAGGGATGTACTGGAACTATGCCTTCCCTTGACGCTTCAAAACGGTCTCCACTTCGTTGAGCATTATTTCTTCTATCCAATGTTCATGCCGTGTTAGCTAAGCTGGTGCCTGCATATTTGCAATATGAACGTACTACAtcatagacatagtttagagtttAGATTCATATGTTTTGCTTTGTATgtggtccatattgaaatctctagaaacttatagtatttgggaacggaggagTACATGGCACAGGTAGGTGGATAGTGGAAGCTCAACAGCGCACATAATGTACACATTCCTACACATACATAGATAGATGCCCGTGTAGTGCACATCACATTAGTTGTTTCATACAATGGATATCTACCACTGGCGTTCCACCAAGGACTTTtgatttcaaatttaaaatatatttGACCAATGTATTTTGCCACAATTCACATTGGTATGAATGGACACATTTAAAATTTCACGGAAGACATTCGAACAGACATGTCAATTTCTGGTATGTCATCGTGTGTCCCTTTCATTTCACAATGCCTCATTAGTCCTTGGTCTTGCTATTCTAAAAACTAAAATAGTTTGTGCTCGCCATGTTTATGAAGATTAAATCCCATTCCTCGTCTTTAAGGACAAccgaataaataataaataaataaataaataagtgagCAATTCAAAACAAAAGGAAGAAAGGATATTTTTATAGGAATAAACATGAAAGGGATTCAGGCTTCCTTTCTTATTTAATAAACACAAATGAATTATTCAGAGTTATGATATTGTTCCATGCTTAGAGAAAAGAAACACAAAGTCAGTTCTAGAGAGAGAGGTCTAGTAGTGCGACGTCAGAAGCCTGCGCGTCCATGGTCGCCCGCCCATTGGATCTGGACGACCTACCCCTCAGCAGCCTGTGGTTGGTGCCCTCGGCTCGGTCGCAAGAGCACACGTCCTCGAGCTTGCTCATCGCAGCCTTGTCCTTCCTCTCGCCTTGGTTCACCATCAAGAGGGGTAGTGTGCAAAGGTGGGGGTGCGAGATCTGTCCTTGAAGAATATGACCAAAGACTGAATTTAAAGGGCCGGTGGCGCACTCCATACGAACACCATCAGCAACTGGATATGGAGACTGGGGATTCTTTCCTGCGCTCATGATCTGGTTTATCATTCCATGCTGATCCATTCATCTTCCCCGATCCGGTGGATCCTCCCTCTCTTTGACCGCTGGGAGGTCCTGCTTCAGCAGCCGATCCATTACCAAAGATCGCTGGCACAAATCTTTCCTCATCTTTCTGATTCTGCTTTCTAGGCACGACTCCGTTGGGGGTCCTTGATTTCCCTCTGATTTGATTCTGCACATCCCGACCCGTGACTTTCTCTCCGCCAAATTGTAGACTTCCTTTCTAGTTCTCATCCAGGACTCGCGTAGCCCAAGTGGGTCGAGATGGAGACCCGCATCCTTGATAGCCACCCAATTAATCTCTCTTCCCACCGTAGGCAATCCTGATATTTGGATCCGGATCTCGGTCGTTGTCTTTTCCTCTCGATCGCCATGGAATCGCCTCTCCTAAGGGAGCGGAAATCACGGGGCTCATGTCTAactttttctttcattcatatgcatatgttATCTATCTATGTTTTATATTCTAGTTATCTAAAATTCTTTAGCAAGGAAGTGAAAGAATGTCACAACGCTTTGATATGCACTTGCATGGATCTTTggaatttatgaagtattcattaaGTTATTAATATATTTTGATGCACATCAAAATTTTTATTTCAAATGCGAAGTACTCTTCTAAAGTAGTTTTGTTATGACTAATGGTCATACAAAATATTCTCCAGTTTGCAGCTTGTTGTAGTTGTGTCTTAAGTGGGGCTATGGATTTTTATATAGATAATATAGAGCAATTGTACTTATCACATATTCCAATAGTAGTTTGACAAAATGACAAATATGAGATTTCAATGTTGTGGTGCGGCACCAACTTAATCTCCTCTACAGAAGTACAAGAAGGCAACCACAATCACCCAAGCCTTGAGCTTGACATTCCATGGGATTGCATATCTTCCCCTACCAACAAGGCCTTTGATAAATGGCCAAAGGTATAATATCATCAATCCACAACACACAAATTCTCCAATATTTTGGCAATCATGATTTCCTATTGTCATCCAAAAAATGGCATGACGCCATACCTCGATAGCAATTGTGACAATGTTCAAGATTGCAAGTGCCGTCACGGGGATGAACACTGGTGAAGAGTCAAATGTGAACCACCCTGGATCAGTCTCATGGGTGCTGGGATCACCATCTGATGTACTCTTGTCCTTACGGGTGACCTCAAACACAGTTTTGGAGAGGCCGATTGTTTTGAGGACCACACTAAGGAAAGCAAGGAGCCAGGAGGAGATTGATACGCATCCTCATGTTATTCCACCAAGTACGGGCTGAGAGTCCGCATTCCTTGTACTCCACAAAGTTGTATATGTTGTAGGACAAGAATAGGGCTAGTTGGATGCTGAAACCATGGTTTGATGCCTGCGAAAATATTAGGAATTTCAGAGCTGACAATCATCAAACTAGAAGACGGGAAATAGTATCTTCCCCAAGATGG from Triticum aestivum cultivar Chinese Spring chromosome 3B, IWGSC CS RefSeq v2.1, whole genome shotgun sequence includes these protein-coding regions:
- the LOC123068317 gene encoding probable ubiquitin-conjugating enzyme E2 23 isoform X2, with amino-acid sequence MENLPNVPASIAEKNQGNETSDDAGEPEEVADVFVYREDVVSLKSNKNARGLVMEVAGEYDSEGSITDDESDAEENERKSAHKTENVGPGGDNANNASHGDDVESQSSLPDNKVRVLWIDGTEMTEDIDSVVVVDRTFLHGDMVASSSDPTGQMGLVADVSLAVDLQGAHGEMIKGVSAKDLRRIREFNVGDYVVSGLWLGRVDEVFDNVSVLFDDGSVCKVSRADPMRLRLASGPMHPDTACPFYPGQRVKAVSSSVYKTSRWLHGMWKASRLEATVTKVETAAVIVYWIASAHCGTNQDSVPPEEQNPKDLTLLSCFSYASWQLAEWCHPQPHTSSCANDALMECSKMKELNSEQADVPESAVDVQAEQAQNTKTDVNPLEKHGDSLADRSNMSDGDNTCVAKDSESGASVSTLPKEGVHDHATYRKKIRKVFVRKDKRAKRRDESFESALLISDTYTKVDVLWQDGRKECGVSSTSLIPIQTPNDHEFFPEQYAVEKVSDDVDQPSETRRVGLVRSVNAKDRTVSVSWFKSSLHAQEPREIECTEVVSAYELDGHPDYDYCYGDVVVRLPSVSHPMESSNGGNTMELDKNVDSEEASAASNAVPPDVAAEEQLSQKESSSEVTHLSWVGNIVGFQDGEIEVTWGDGSVSKVGPHEIYVVGREDDGGSIDDGAPSDAGSWETVDDNEMDLPDDPANDDLQNAVQNSIEMENGSFNSQDETSVGSGPLSVAFGFVTRLASEIFARESGDDIDKNEDENRMASSESTTVTTNDSNAEKSVDVVMADEPADSDCLKHFDVLQCPPDHHYLENIAHGTGGRKWVKKVQQEWGILEKNLPDYIYVRVFEDRMDLMRAVIIGASGTPYQDGLFFFDFYLPPEFPQAPPSAYYHSGGLRVNPNLYVDGKVCLSLLNTWTGRGNEVWDPSSSSILQVLVSLQGLVLNEKPYFNEAGYEKQVGTVEGEKNALPYNENTYLLSVKSMLYILRRPPMNFEDFVKSHFCKRGHYILKACEAYLQGAVVGTLNDDACPPTDTNKEYSCSMGFKLALGKILPRLITALKDIGADCSQYEHLGKTETAQES
- the LOC123068317 gene encoding probable ubiquitin-conjugating enzyme E2 23 isoform X1 gives rise to the protein MENLPNVPASIAEKNQGNETSDDAGEPEEVADVFVYREDVVSLKSNKNARGLVMEVAGEYDSEGSITDDESDAEENERKSAHKTENVGPGGDNANNASHGDDVESQSSLPDNKVRVLWIDGTEMTEDIDSVVVVDRTFLHGDMVASSSDPTGQMGLVADVSLAVDLQGAHGEMIKGVSAKDLRRIREFNVGDYVVSGLWLGRVDEVFDNVSVLFDDGSVCKVSRADPMRLRLASGPMHPDTACPFYPGQRVKAVSSSVYKTSRWLHGMWKASRLEATVTKVETAAVIVYWIASAHCGTNQDSVPPEEQNPKDLTLLSCFSYASWQLAEWCHPQPHTSSCANDALMECSKMKELNSEQADVPESAVDVQAEQAQNTKTDVNPLEKHGDSLADRSNMSDGDNTCVAKDSESGASVSTLPKEGVHDHATYRKKIRKVFVRKDKRAKRRDESFESALLISDTYTKVDVLWQDGRKECGVSSTSLIPIQTPNDHEFFPEQYAVEKVSDDVDQPSETRRVGLVRSVNAKDRTVSVSWFKSSLHAQEPREIECTEVVSAYELDGHPDYDYCYGDVVVRLPSVSHPMESSNGGNTMELDKNVDSEEASAASNAVPPDVAAEEQLSQKESSSEVTHLSWVGNIVGFQDGEIEVTWGDGSVSKVGPHEIYVVGREDDGGSIDDGAPSDAGSWETVDDNEMDLPDDPANDDLQNAVQNSIEMENGSFNSQDETSVGSGPLSVAFGFVTRLASEIFARGKKHLDGSNSDAMDEVESQQSNEVSESGDDIDKNEDENRMASSESTTVTTNDSNAEKSVDVVMADEPADSDCLKHFDVLQCPPDHHYLENIAHGTGGRKWVKKVQQEWGILEKNLPDYIYVRVFEDRMDLMRAVIIGASGTPYQDGLFFFDFYLPPEFPQAPPSAYYHSGGLRVNPNLYVDGKVCLSLLNTWTGRGNEVWDPSSSSILQVLVSLQGLVLNEKPYFNEAGYEKQVGTVEGEKNALPYNENTYLLSVKSMLYILRRPPMNFEDFVKSHFCKRGHYILKACEAYLQGAVVGTLNDDACPPTDTNKEYSCSMGFKLALGKILPRLITALKDIGADCSQYEHLGKTETAQES